Part of the Gadus chalcogrammus isolate NIFS_2021 chromosome 22, NIFS_Gcha_1.0, whole genome shotgun sequence genome is shown below.
AAGCCATGCTTAATAACCTCTTGCAGCCAGAAACCTATGAAGTCCAACGCGTTAGATGATGACATTCTTCATGTTCGCGGAGTAATCAAAGAGAAACACGTTAACCTGGTGGGCAGGAACGAGGAGCAGAAAACAATTAACTGAACACATTTTCtcttttgcttgtttgtttgttttgttcagcCTGTTTGAACTTTTATTGTGCAGTACCTCGCCACAGACCAACGGAGGCAGCACACCTGTTCCCTGTCCGTGTGTTACTATACAGCAACCATCCCCGAATCCCCCAAGTTATCCAGAAATTATCCTTTTTTGGTGCCTTTGTGTGCAAGACAGCGAAGTGAGACACAAGGGAGGGAATGACACGTAGCATAGGAGCCCAAGTGGGAATCGAACCTGTGTCTCTCCAAAGCATATCACCTACATCGTAGGCAAACTAGCAGGATCAGCCACCGGCTACAAATATTGTAAAATTTCATTggattgcatttacatttagggccttttgcaaatgcttttatccaaagcgacttacaataaatacacctTATTAGCATTATGTACTGCATTTTGATATTATTTTGCCTGGGCAGGGCGAAGCCAGAGGAAACTTTGTTGGAGGCCCGTAGCGGTCCCGACGTGCAAATCGGTCGTCCGACCTGGGCTTAGGGGCAAAAGACTAATCTAACCATCTAGTGGCTGGTTCCCTCCAGATAGCTGGCGCTCATTACTCACAGTTTCATCTGGTAAAGCGAATGACTAGAGGCCTTGGGGCCGAAAAGATCTCAACCTATTCTCAAACTTTAAACGGGTAAGAGGCCCTGCTCGCAGGCTTGGAGCAGGGCGTGGAATAAGAGTGCCCAGTGGGCCACTGTGGGTAAGCCGGAACTGGCGCTGCGGGCTGAACCCTACGCAGGGTACTGGCGCCAGATGCCGAATGGCTCACCCACGTAGGGCTGAATAGTGTAGTGAGTGACCAAGGCTGGAGGTCTTGTGGAGGCTCCAGAGGAGTGGGACCAAGTCGCGCgtgcgggcagcggggctccggcgggagacaaacacaacaatccctttctcctccatgtcgcagttcatgtacttcaggtgGTCAAATGCCAAATACCTTTCCCCGAATTCCTTCTTAACTATGGCTTAAGATACCCAACTATAGTCTCGTTTTGTGAAATACTAGAGACGTCGAAGAACTGACGTGTATTGCGCCATCACCCCCACAGCAGCCCAGATCGGTTATTCCAACTAAAAAAGGGATAAATATGCCGTTTTTTTGATGTTTTTCTTGTCTGTCCTTACGCATCATGTAAGCTCTAGTTTTTGCCTAACTTTGTACCCCTTTTTGAAATAATTCTAGTTCCTTTGACTTGCTATTCTCATCATGTCCTCATGGTTGAATGTGAATGATATGAATTTCATCTCAATCTGACTTTCTTCAAGGTCATTTAGCCACATTGAGTTCCGTTTTTGGGGGGTGTTtaccatatttaaaaaaaatctagaGATGTTGTCCTATATTGATGtttgattttcatttttttcgtcAGTCAAATATTTCTTTGCCTCGTTAAGCTGTTTTAACATTAAGCCTTTTAGGATATCCCGTGTAAACTACTAGGAGTGCTCAGcttaatataaatacattttagagTGAACCAACACAGGTTACTGCCCAGTCATCTAGCGGTTTgtagcccctctctccccttctatTTATCTTCAAAAAAACTCAAACCACACAGAAATAATGCtaaagattttattttatttgcatcaACGTTTTTTGTTACTTTTATACGACCAAAAGATATATTTTTGTCAACAAGAAAACGCTAATCCAGCCAGCCCCTCCTTTCAACCACCATCAACACTGGAAACTCAACCTCAAAACTCACTAAATGGCCGACGGGCTTTTTACAGAGGGAAGAGCAGGAAGCCGCTAAAGGTGTtgaagctgctgtcattgtcAAATAACTGGCGGTTGGCGTAGAGCAGGGTGTAGACGTTGTCTCCGACCTCCAGCTGCAGCACGGCGGCGTTGGTGGCACTGTCGAAAGCGTCGGCCGGCGATGTGTCCCAGGTGGACACCATCAGCTGGCCGTTCTTCATCAGTGACATCACCGAGTTGGTCGCTGTATCCAGATTGTTGAACATGGTGTATCTGAAGTAGTACATGCCGGACACCCGGGGGTTGAAGATGCCCGTGGCGGGTTGTAGCCGTTGCCCATGTTGGAGATGATCACCAGGTACTTGACCGGCATTCCAATGGGGACGGGGCCGATGGAGCGGCCCAGCGCGGCAGTGAAGGCCATCCGGGGCACAGCGGCCGATGTGCTCTCCTTCAGAGCCTGGAGCTGCTGGGCGAGCTCCTGGGTCAGCCTCTGCAGCTCCAAGATCTGGGCGCTATGGACCCCCAAGTCTCTGATGGCGGGCTTGCAGACGGCCAGGCTGGCATCGGGGGCCTGGTGGGGGTCCGTATCTTGGCACTGGCCGCTGGAGAAGATGAAGGCCGCAAGAGGAGGAACGTGCGCTCCATGGTTCTCTTCTGGACTTCCGTTTGGGCTTGAGGTGCTCCTTGGTCTGGCCTTGGTTTAGTTTGTCTTCAGGTGGATCTTGATTTGGTTTTGACTAGGTCTGGTGTGCTGCACCAGCTCTGGGGATAGTTCTGTTCTTCAAGCCCCAATGCAGCTCGTATTTATAGCTGCCCTTTGTTTAAAAATTAGAACATGAAGACAGCTGGTGAAGATATCCCACACACATTTCGAGTTCCTCTTACAGAGATGGCGTTACCTTAGACAATGGGCCAAATAGATTGTGAAACTGAGCACCACCGGTCacggccacaggctgataacaacCAAATGTTGGGCGCCCAAGCCAGACCTACTGTAGCCGCTTGCCAGACTGTGCTTCCTATCGTACTTGAATAAATGGTCGACTCAAGTGAAAAGGATAGGGCAGTTTGGTAACCCCGACGTGATTCTCCAAAGACAACACCGAGGCCCAAGCGTTGGGATTCTCCCAACGCTTCAGCGTTGGGAGAATCAAGGTGACAGGACTTATTTTGAATGAAAATTATAGGTTTTTATACCATAAACTATAACTATATCGTACAAAACCCAAAAGTAAAGACTGGCGAGCGGGTAGAGAAGACCATAGAAAGCCGAGTAGAGGTACTCGTATGGAAGTATATCTGTCTCTtcggattttggaaaaaaaagtcATTGAATTTTTAGCGCTGCTCAAAATTGTCTCAACCAATCGTCCTCCAAAAGACACGCATAAATAAATTAAAGTCTATTTTATTAAACATTGAGATAACTTATAACGGTCCCGACATGCAAATCGGTCGTCCGACCTGGGCATGGGGGCGAAAGACTAATCGAACCATCTAGTGTCTGGTTCCCTCCGGATAGCTGGCGCTCATTACTCGCAGTTTCATCTGGTAAAGCGAATGACTAGAGGCCTTGGGGCCGAAATGATCTCAACCTATTCTCAAACTTTAAACGGGTAAGAGGCCCTGCCCGCTTGCTTGGAGCAGGGAGTGGAATAAGAGTGCCCAGTGGGCCACTTTTGGTAAGCAGAACTGGCGCTGCGGGATGAACCATACGCCGTTTTAAGGCGCCCGATGCCGAAATGGCTCACCATGTCGGGCTGAATAGTGTAGTGAGTGACCCCAAGGCTGGAGGTCTTGTGGAGGCTCCAGAGGAGCGGGAACAAGTCGCGTGTGAGGCCGGTGggcggcgggcagcggggctctggcgggagacaatctctggcaacaatccctttctcctccatgtcgcagttcatgtacttcagggagtcaaagccaaagtacctttcccccaattccttctcaaccatggctaagataaccccaactatagtctcgttgtggaaatactaGAGACGTCGAAGAACCGACTtattatgcgccataacaccaacagcagaacggttatccaaataagaAAAAAGGGATAAATTAAGAGTTTTCATGTTTTTAAGCATCATTAAGCTCTACTTTTCGCCTAAATTTGACCCCTTTTGAAATATTTCTCAGTTCCTTTAGACTTGCTATTCTCATCATGTCCTCATGGTTAAATGTGAGAGATATGAATTTCATCTCAGTCTGACTTTCTTCAAGGTCATTTAGCCACATTGAGTTCCGTTTTTGGGGGGTGTTTACCATATTTAAAATAATCAAGAGATGTTGTCCTATATTGATGTttgattttcctttttttcgtCAAAGTCAAATATTCCTTTGCCTCGTTAAGCTGTTTTAACATTAAGCCTTTTAGGATATCCCGAGTAACCTACTAGGAGTGCTCAGcttaatataaatacattttagagTGAACAAACACAGGTTACTGCCCAGTCATCTAACGGTTTgtaacccctctctccccttctatttatcttgaaaaaaaactcaAACCACACAGAATTAATGTCAAACATTAtagatattattttatttgtataaaggcTTTTCGTTACTGTTGTACAGagccaaaatatatatttttgtcaaCAAGAAAACGATAATCCAGCCAGCCCCTCCTTTCAACCACCATCACTCTGGAAAGTCAACCTCAAAACTCACTAAATGGCCGACGGGCCTTTTACAGAGGGAAGAGCAGGAAGCCGCTGAAGGTGTTGTAGTTGGCGACATCGTCATATATCTGGCGGTTGGCGTAGAGCAGGGTGTAGACGTCGTCTCCGGCCTCCAGCTGCAGCACGGCAGCGTTGCTGGCACTGTCGTTACTGTCATCCCCCGTTGTGTCCCAGGTGGACACCAGCCGCTGGCCGTTCTTCATCAGTGACATAAACGAGTTGGGCGTTGGACCCACATTGTTGTACATGGTGTATCTGAAGTAGTACATGCCGGACACCCGGGCGGTGAAGATGCCCGTGGTCGGGTTGTAGCCGTTGCCCATGTTGGAGATGATCATCTGGTACTTGACCGTGATGTCAATGGGGACGGGGCCGAGGGAGTGGCCCACCGCGGCGGTGAAGGCCATCCGGGGCACAGCGGCCAATGTGCTCTCCTTCAGAGCCATTAGCTGCTGGGCCTGCTCCTGGATCAGCCTCTGCAGCTCCAAGATCTGGGCGCTATGGACCCCTAAGTCTCTGATGTCGGACTTGCAGACGGCCAGGCTGGCATCGGGGTCCCTGGAGGGGTCCGTATCTTGGCACTGGCCGCTGGAGAAGATCCGCCAAGAGGAGGAACGTGCGCTCCATGGTTCTCTTCTGGACCTCCGTTTGGGCTTGAGGTGCTCCTTGGTCTGGCCTTGGTTTAGTTTGTCTTCAGGTGGATCTTGATTTGGTGTTGACTAGGTCTGGTGTGCTCCACCAGCTCTGGGGTTAGTTTGGATCTTCAAGCCCCAGCGCAGCTCGTATTTATAGCTACCCTTTGTTTAAACATGATAACATGAAGAGATTTCATGTTATCAAGTCTAGATTTCTAGTTGCACTTACAGAGATGGCGTGACCTTGGACAACGGGCCAAATAGATTGTGAAACTGAGCACCACCGGTCacggccacaggctgataacaacCAAACGTTTGGCGCCCAAGCCAGACCTACTGTAGCCGCTAGCCAGACTGTGCTTCCTATCGTACTTGAATAAATGGTAAACTCAACTGAAGCCTCATCCTTGAAAAGATCAGGGCAGTTTGGTAACCCCGACGTGACAACACCGAGGCCCAGGCTGGTGGCCGAGCGCTATCAAACTCTCAGACAGGATGCCACTGATGAGGTGAGCAGAGCCTTTTAGAGTAAATATCGGCATAGTTAGAATCTAGAAGTATTAGGGGGGAGAGTTTGGAGCGGCAAAGCCCCAGCCGCGCGCTGAAGCGTTGGGAGAATCAAGGTGACAGGACTTATTTTGAATGAAAATGATAGGTATTTATACTATAAACTATAACTATATCGTACAAAACCCAAAAGTAAAGACTGGCGAGCGGGTAGAGAAGACCACAGAAAGCCGAGTCGAGGTACTCGTATGGAAGTAGATCTGTCTCTtcggattttggaaaaaaaagtcATTGAATTTTTAGAGCTGCTCAAAATTGTCTCAACCAATCGTCCTCCAAaagacacacataaataaattaaagtCTATTTTATTAAACATTGAGATAACTTACAACGGTCCCGACGTGCAAATCGGTCGTCCGACCTGGGCATAGGGGCGAAAGACTAATCGAACCATCTAGTGGCTGGTTCCCTCCAGATAGCTGGCGCTCATTACTCGCAGTTTCATCTGGTAAAGCGAATGACTAGAGGCTTTGGGGCCGAAACGATCTCAACCTATTCTCAAACTTTAAACGGGTAAGAGGCCCTGCTCACTGGCTTGGAGCAGGGCCTGGAATAAGAGTGCCCAGTGGGCCACTGTTGGTAAGCAGAACTGGCCCTGCGGGATGAACCATACGCCGGGTTAAGGCGCCCGATGCCGAAATGGCTCACCACGTCGGGCTGAATAGTGTAGTGAGTGACCCCAAGGCTGGAGGTCTTGTGGAGGCTCCAGAGGAGTGGGACCAAGTCGCGTGTGAGGCCagtgggcagcggggctccggcgggagagaAACGCTGgccacaatccctttctcctccatgtcgcagttcatgtacttcagggagtcaaagccaaagttcctttcccccaattccttcctAACCATGGCTAAGATAACCTCaactacagtcttgttgtggaaatactaGAGACGTCgaagaaccgacgtgttatgcgccataacaccaacagcagaacggttatccaaataacaaagaagtgtacaacacttgcgttacagtgtgtgtattcacacacgcacacacacacacacacacacgtggcactcgcacggtcgtaactcattgtctcattggcgggccaaattctctagtcgggcaaggcagagaaaggggacgtagcttggccccttatgacgacatatggggccacattccaatcaACGCGtctgagcttccattttttcaaaggcgagcaggatacctagtgcttgtTTTAGACCGAACGCAAGTtgtagccactgggggacgataggcaggctaggggaactcatattgatgttagaaaacctcataaagtgagatttgcatgccatgggacctttaaactcTTGTTTACCCCAAAATATGACCCCATTTATATGAATCAGGACATTGCCTCACTTCCTTCATCCctttaatgattttattttgaatttgaatCAACAACATAGCATCGCCTTATATTCCTCTAATGACTGGATAAATTATGagttttcatgtttttattgtcTGTCATTAAGCATCATTAAGCTCTACTTTTCGCCTAAATTTGACCCCTTTTGAAATATTTCTCAGTTCCTTTACACTTGCTATTCTCATCATGTCTTCATGGTTAAAAGTGAATGATATGAATTTCTTCTCAATCTGACTTTCTTCAAGGTCATTTAGCCACATTGAGTTCCCTTTTTTGGGGGTGTTtagcatatttaaaaaaaatcaagagACGTTGTCCTATATAGATgttggattttcatttttttcgtcAAAGTCAAATATTTCTTTGCCTCGTTAAGCTGTTTTAACATTAAGCCTGTTAGGATATCCCGAGTAACCTACTAGGAGTGCTCAGcttaatataaatacattttagagTGAACAAACACAGGTTACTGCCCAGTCATCTAGCGGTTTgtagcccctctctccccttctatTTATCTTCAAAAAAACTCAAACCACACAGAATTAATGTCAAACATTATAGATTTTATTTTAGTTGCATAAAAGTTTTTCGTTACTTTTATAAAGagccaaaatatatatttttgtcaaCAAGAAAACGCTAATCCAGCCAGCCCCTCCTTTCAACCACCATCACACTGGAAAATCAACCTCAAAACTCACTAAATGGCCGACGGGCCTTTTACAGAGGGAAGAGCAGGAAGCCGCTAAAGGTGTTGAGGTGCCTGCTATCGTCATGTAACTCGCGGTAGGCGTAGAGCTTGGTGTAGACGTTGTCTCCGACCTCCAGCTGCAGCACGGCGGCGTTGGTGGCACTGTCGTTACTGTCATCCCCCGCTGTGTCCCAGGTGGACACCAGCCGCTGGCCGTTCTTCATCAGTGACATCCCCGAGTTGGCCACTGGACTGTTAAGGTTGTTGTACATGGTGTATCTGAAGTAGTACATGCCGGACACCCGGGCGGTGAAGTTGCCCGTGGCCGGGTTGTAGCCGTTGCCCATGTTGGAGATGATCACCTGGTACTTGACCGTGATGTCAATGGGGACGGGGTCGAGGGAGGGGCCCAGCGCGGCAGTGAAGGCCATCCGGGGCACAGCGGCCGATGTGCTCTCCTTCAGAGCCTTGAGCTGCTGGGCCTGCTCCTGGATCAGCCTCTGCAGCTCCAAGGTCTGGGCGCTATAGACCCCTAAGTCTCTAATGAGGCTGCAGATGTCGGACTTGCAGACGGCCAGGCTGGCATCGGGGTCCCTGGAGGGGTCCGTATCTCGGCACTGGCCGCTGGAGAAGATGAAGGCCGCCAAGAGGAGGAACGTGCGCTCCATGGTTCTCTTCTGGACTTCTGTTTGGGCTTGAGGTGCTCCTTGGTCTGGCCTTGGTTTAGTTTGTCTTCAGGTGGATCTTGATTTGGTGTTGACCATGTCTGCTGTGCTCCACCAGCTTGATCTTAAAGCCCCAATGCAGCTCGTATTTATAGCTGCCCTTTGTTTAATCATTATAACATGAAGAGAGCTGGTGCACCTGTGAAGATATCCCACACACATTTCTAGTTGCACTTACAGAGATGGCGTGACCTTGGACTACGGGCCAAATAGATTGTGAAACTGAGCAACACCTGTCacggccacaggctgataacaacCAAACGTTGGGCGCCCAAGCcaatgcattttcacaaattcAAAGTCCATCATTCAACGTAAAAACATTCAATATGCAAAATTCAGttgcaaaattcaatgtataAAATTCAACAGAAATATTTTCAATGTCCCCaaattcagctgcaaaattcaatgtatgaaATTCAGCTCCGTGAACGGTTGAAAGGTAAAATTGCAATTTAGAAAGTATATTGGTGAAAGGTTTCTAACCTGTCTTAATGGACATGGAACAATTTAAAAAAGCATCCATTGATGATATAGCGTGTGAGTTTTTTTATGAAGGGTATTGTATATAATATAGCCTGTGAGTTATTGAATGAAGTGTATTGTATATGATATAGCCTGTGACGTATTGAATGAAGTGTATTGTATATGATATAACCTGTGACTTATTAAATGAAGTGTATTGTATATGATACAACCTGTGACTTATTAAATGAAGTGTATTGTATATGATACAACCTGTGACTTATTGCATGAGGTGTATTGTACAAATGTGTGAATTTGCTCTACAGTATGGTTTCTGACGTTACCGTGTGACCGTTGTGACCGGAAGATCACACGAGTGCTAAAGAAGCAATGATGTTGTACCAGAGACGCAGTCGTTTATTCATTATATCATccggtgcacacagctttcggCCGTGGTCTATaagatattctagaacactccgggagctccggcgggagaccttgagctctatatctaaatcagAGAATCAATACACGGGTCTTATTTTGCAATCGCACGCAATCGCAAAATCCGCGACCAACCCGCAATGTTCAGGCGTCCAACCCGACCAGCACCCGTGTCCGACATAGTACATTATTTTTccgaacgctgattggctgttatgttacgACCCTCActgagtgaacgctgattggctgttatgttacgACCCTCActgagtgaacgctgattggctgttatggtACGTCCCTCActgagtgaacgctgattggctgttgtgtTACGACCCTCActgagtgaacgctgattggctgtaatGTTACGTCCCTCACGGAGTGAACGTTGATTGGCATTGTGGGAGTTGTCGTCTTCAATCCGCAAGCGCCAAAAAGCCactgtctgccttttctcggtgaAGAAGGCACAAAATTTGAAATCTAAATATATGACCCACTTTTCAATACAGATTCGTGTCTCCAAAGGGGAAATTTCCTTTAAAGACCAGGGGCCGAACATCCCATAATCCCCACTATTTCACATCACAATCATACAACCCAAAACCCGATCCATCTCACTGAAGAGGATAGGTGGAAAAGTGATAATTAGTGATAGTTATTTGGATCATTTGGAGAATGACGCTACTGCCCCCCGGGGCCAAAGCGTTTGAGCTCGGCCCCGCAgggcccccccccggggggcctCACCTCTGGGGGCGTGGCGTCCATGCCGGCGCAGTTCTCGTTGCACTTGTCGTAGACCAGCCGCAGCTTGCGGAACAGCACCGACAGCATGCGCAGGTGCTCCTGCAGCTTGCCCAGCCGGTCCTGGTGGGTGTTGGGGTGGTAGGTCACCCCGTTGGGCAgctggggggtcagaggtcacagggggaggggggggggggggagggaggagagatgggttGTGAGTGAGTAGAAtgacaactttttttttaatgaccaACACTATTATTTTATTGGACTGTATTCGTATCGCGCTTTTCTAAATGGTGGCTCTTTATAATATTGCGCAACATTCACCCGttgatgcacacattcacacgccgacggcggAGTGGGCtaagcaaggcgacagccagctcgtcgggagcagtgagggcgaggtgtctcgctcaggggaCTCCTCGACACCTCCTCGGAAGgggccggggattgaactagcgaCCTCCCGGTAACCGGTcactgagccacatgccgccctgtTGTTTCATTGTTGTAATACTAGGACAGCGCTCCCAGTCTGAGGCCCCTGGGATCGCATGGCCTGTTTCGATTGAATCGGGTGCAACAGGTGAACCACCCACTGGGGAGTAGGGAGGGacggggagatgtgtgtgtgtgtaagtgtgtgtgtgtgtgtgtgtgtgtgtgtgtgtgtgtgtgtgtgtgtgtgtgtgtgtgtgtgtgtgtgtgtgtgtgtgtgtgtgtgtgtgtgtgtgtgtgtgtgtgtttgagtgcgagagagagagagagagagcgagagaaccgAGATTCAGATTTTGTGAAATAaacaagagacagacagacagacagtccgtcagtcagacagacagacacacaagcaggaagagagcgagacaaCATGTGAGATAATGTGTGAGGGAGATAGGGGGGCCGTGcggcggaggggggagacggggagacggggggaggcagagagagacagagaaccagGGGAGGGAGGACAGTGATAAAttgagaaagaggggggggagagagatacgACGGCCCAgataagagagggaggggagggcagggagCGAGACGGGGGGCTGACGGTACCCAAAGTGTTTTCACGAGCAGAGAGAGCGCGACTCGTCTTCAAACACAGCCGGCACAACATGGCTGCTGGTGCACGCTGGGGCCCAGATGCGCTGGTTTTGTCGAAAACGTATTCTCGCACTCCCCCAACTCccccaactctccctctctcgctgtgATTTATCGGAAGACACTGAAGACTCCTCTCTGGCTCTGAGGGATGCTACAGTTAAGCCCGGCACAACCCCCGGCTGAGGGCACAGCATCAGGGCTGACCCGCTCCTCCGCGGTGGAGAACTCCGAGCTGCTATCAGCCGTGTTTCTGTTGCTTATGATTAAGTGGTGTTTTGATTGGGTCTCCGACTCTCCGTGGTTCAACCTCCGGCGTCTCGGATCAAGCTTTCAGCAAAAGTGCACGCTGAGAACCGCGAGACTCAATCCAAGACACACTTGAATCAAACGGCAAAGTGGCGGTGCAGAAATATCTGCAGATTGGAGCTTTAATAATCACCATAACACCAACTAACTATTCATACTGTGGATACACATGAGTTTGGTTCTGATTAATAAACGCGTGAGTTTGAGTCCAGTAACACAGACAAGAGAACTGAAAAACAATATATAATACACAATATTTAGTGTATATAcaccaaatacacacaatatGCACGCAGAGACCATCCAATGTCTCTGCTTCTGTATGCTCagaccttctctccccctcacccttgacctacaacaacaacgacgATGACAATAGCGTGTCACTCGTCACTTGTTATCACGGGCGGATCCTAACAAAGAAGTGATGGTGAACTGTGCACAAGTCTAACCACCGTCCAATCAGAGGGGTGTTTCAAATGGCGTCATCTTCTCAGAGGTAGTCTCAGGGACGCAGCAGCGTACATCTGATACCCATGACCCACACACGCATTGTAGCCCGGTGAGCAACCGAAGACAACCCGGTCGGATTATGAGTGAATGGTAGAGTAATGTAATGCTTGTTTCTTCAAGCCAAGAAAGAGGGAAAAACGGCGGGGCTGACTTTGTTACTCGAATCCATTCAGATACTGTTTGCGCCTTGTTTGGCGGTTTCAGGTCCATTGTCTGCAGACAACGAGAACAGTGCGTGTATTGTATCAGAGGAATCAGGATGGGCACACCTTATGTAGCATTTGTCAGTAAGAAGctgcttttacccaaagcggcCTCCGGGGACGTATACATACAGGTCCTTAAGGTGTAGGTAGGGATTAGGGAAGTCTTGTATTTGGGGGGCCAAAAGGTCAAAACCCTGCCCTCATACTAACAATTCTCGAAATCCGATTAAAACAGAGGTCTCTCTTTAGCGCTCTGGTTAACTGGCAGCATTCTAAACGTAAAACGAGGATTCTGAAATCTGTGGTGGTCGGAGCTTCAGTGGCGTATCAGACGAATGTTGGGCGGGATATGACGAAATATGGGGGCAGAGTGGTGCTTTCCTTCATGGCATGTATAGGAGTTCACTGCgcattgctttggataaaagcgtgtgATATATATACGAATAAAACTCACTAAATAGTAAATAATGCGTTTTAACAAGGAATTTTCCTGGAATCGGTTAATAGATGTGAAATGGGAATTATGGATTATACACTCAACTTAGTTTGATAGAGTCTAGCTATAAACAGTGGCTCATTTCATCGCCTAATGGTTTTCTAGGAACATCAATCTGACATTAGAGCATTATTATCGGTATTGATTCCGCTGAGTGAAGTCGACTACCGAGTTCGGCGGTAAAGTCGAACCAGGGCCTCACAAACACATGACGTTACCCACAGCGAAAGGCCTAAGGCGCTACGGCTGTTGGAAGACAAAGGGACGCAGGTTCGAGTCCCTGGTTGGCAAActcggtggaggggggggggacgggtaCACAAAGTTCTTGGCCTTTATCAGAGCGAGCCTGCCTCTTGGCCACTCTTGGTTACAGCAGAGAGGAAACCATGACGACTAGCAAAGACAAAGCTGCTGGCGTGGTAACAAATACAGGCAGACATCAACCCTGGTTTTTGCAGGATAGCCTCgcgcaggggtcaccaacctttttgaacctgagcgctacttcatgggtaccgagtcatacgaagggcac
Proteins encoded:
- the LOC130375688 gene encoding complement C1q-like protein 3; its protein translation is MERTFLLLAAFIFSSGQCRDTDPSRDPDASLAVCKSDICSLIRDLGVYSAQTLELQRLIQEQAQQLKALKESTSAAVPRMAFTAALGPSLDPVPIDITVKYQVIISNMGNGYNPATGNFTARVSGMYYFRYTMYNNLNSPVANSGMSLMKNGQRLVSTWDTAGDDSNDSATNAAVLQLEVGDNVYTKLYAYRELHDDSRHLNTFSGFLLFPL
- the med30 gene encoding mediator of RNA polymerase II transcription subunit 30 isoform X1 — encoded protein: MTTPPLVTAVFAAQQQQQQQQQQQQQQQQQAGRDVNTASLCRIGQETVQDIVLRTMEIFQLLRNMQLPNGVTYHPNTHQDRLGKLQEHLRMLSVLFRKLRLVYDKCNENCAGMDATPPEVRPPGGGPCGAELKRFGPGGQ
- the LOC130376182 gene encoding complement C1q-like protein 3 — encoded protein: MRLQLSLPFIQSTPNQDPPEDKLNQGQTKEHLKPKRRSRREPWSARSSSWRIFSSGQCQDTDPSRDPDASLAVCKSDIRDLGVHSAQILELQRLIQEQAQQLMALKESTLAAVPRMAFTAAVGHSLGPVPIDITVKYQMIISNMGNGYNPTTGIFTARVSGMYYFRYTMYNNVGPTPNSFMSLMKNGQRLVSTWDTTGDDSNDSASNAAVLQLEAGDDVYTLLYANRQIYDDVANYNTFSGFLLFPL